DNA from Papio anubis isolate 15944 chromosome 1, Panubis1.0, whole genome shotgun sequence:
tgaggtactgggggttaggacttgaaagtaaaaaatttaaagacacaaTCCAACTCATAACACTTCTTAATTAACTCAAGCAAAAACCATGAAGAAAAAGTTCTCCTCTTATTTGGGGAATGGAATTCAGAAGAGACCAGAAGATGTTCTCATGTTCTCACCACAGGGAGGGCAGCAGCACAGAGCCCCACAGGCTAAGAAAATGAGGTAAGAACTTGATTACTAAACTCATGGGTATGACATTAAGTCCCTCTTCCCAACTGACCTCTTTAAACTGTTTTCCTGAAGAAATGCTCCGTTCCCCTTCTTAAGTGAGACATTTTCCCTACATTGTTACCATTCAATTTCACCCGCCACCCCATTCCCACCTATATTACCTTGGCTGATACTGAAGAGGACCACATTCTAGTAAGTTGAAAGATCTAAAGAAGAGCCTCTTTATTGGTTTTCAGAGATCtttcttttatctcctttctCAGAGCGTTGGCAACCCGTATGACCCAAGACACATACAAAAGCAAGTCCCAGCTGCCTCCTTCACATGATCCTGGCCTCAAAGACTCCATGAAGAGCAAAGAGCAGCTACTCTCTCAAAATAACAGAACTGCCTGCTTCACGAAAGAGCAATCACAAGCCCAAGAGAAAGATTCTGTGAATCCACCTAAGGACGTAGACTCCAGCAAGGGCATCTCTGTTCTATGTCAAAATCAAGAGGTTTCCACCAACACCATAGAACAAGGTCCTAGTTCCAGCCCAGCTCGTAATAGTGGAACGGCACATGCTGATAAGACCAGATCAAAAGATGTTGCTGTAAAGCCAGATGGGAACACTGGAAAACAAATTCCTCCAAATCACACGGAATGTGCAGGAAGCTTCGAAGGCGAGTTCACGAAGCCAGCCTTCTTAGAGTTGCTTTCAAAGGCCAGAAATGTGCATTATCTCCGGCACAGGGTCCCCCCTGAGTCTGAGAGGTTGCTTAGCATTGGGGAGGTATTTGGGAATGGGGAATCCCTGGAAGGCAGGCGAGGAGTGTGAAAATAAAGCGCCTTCTAAGTTTCTTCCTCTCTAACCATTTAACATAGCCTGATAATAACATATTCCATTATTGCTAAGGAAATGTGCTCCTCAAATGGCTATATTAAGcaatacagagaaaaacaaacaaacataattgagttacaattttattttaaacttcctATTATTTTCCGGGAAtataatatttcttgaatgaacaATGCTAATATATGAAAAAGGAGGGGAGGAATGAATCTTCTGAAAGTGCTTTTTAAGGGATGTGTTTATGATGTCATcaacaatatgaatatatattgatGACTGGACTTGGGAAAACAGTGAGTCTTGCTTTCAGGGACTTCCGGTTTCTTCTAGGAGATTCTCATGGTGCCACCTGCTGGCAAAACGGCATAGctattctctttttttagtttgatatacAGTAGTGGTAGGAATAGGAATGCGATTGTAAACATGTACTGTAACATGGTCTGCAAAGAAAACCCGCTCTTTAACCACACCCATGTGCTTTCTTTGGAAGccgtttccttctttcctttatttacagATAGCTCCATTTTAGTTTTCACCTTCCCACTTTCAACCTGCTCCTATCAAATTTTTTGAATCCTATTGAAAGAATAATGGACAATCTTTTCCGTCTTGTATCTTTGAGAATCAAAggatttaaaaaacttttaatcaTCTCCCAACATGCTGTCAAATGCACAGCAGACTCTATCAAAACGATTTCACTGTAAAATAAGAGGTACTAACATTGTTAACAAGTTATTGTTTCAAGTAGGCCTCTATGACTTGGGCTACATTGTAAAAGAAGCGATTAGATTTTGTTTCCCATTCAAGGGATCCAAATATCACACTAAAAATAAGTAGTATCATAAGTCATCAGAAAACAATAGCTTTTTGTTAACGCATTTAAACTTACTGTCTACCTAATGAAGTGTAGAATAAAATCATCACCACTTTTTATCTATACTGACTTTATTAGGAAAATCATCTTGCACCATAGGTCTCAAAGAAATCATGCCTCTATGGTGGATAAATTCAAATCTTCAGCCCAATAACAAATTTTAATTCCAGAAGTATAAACTTGAGGGCCTATTTCATATCTGGCATCCATACTTGATGTAACCCAGCCTGGGATATTTTGATGAAACAAGGTTATTTAgctcagaaatgataaaggaccTCAACCTACTAATATAACAAAGGGCCTGCAATGAAGattaattcatatttaatttatagttcattaaatataaatttgaagtacatttagtttgaaaacatttcatttaattcagATTTAGAATTCCTTgtgtttaaaaatagtaattcctAATAGCTCCTATTTTTCAGTACCTCCCCCCATCCTGACACATTCCACACAGCATGCCAACTGATCCTCAAAACAATGctgcaaaattgttttctttatccccattttacagataaggaaatcgAGGGAAGAGTGGTGGCAACTTGCTAATAGATGGCAGTCTAGCATTTGATCTCTCCTCTACTCAATTTCCTTGCTCACGCTCTTTCATTACACCACACTACCACCTATCTGAAGACAAAAGCTTAGATCAAACATGTGAGAGTCAGTTTCATCAGCCCAGCCTCTGGCCTTCAATGGGGAGACAATACTTTATAGTGAAAAGAACACAAGAAATCTGCTACTTCCAAGATTTTCTTCCATGAAGCAAAGCAGCAGAGGAAGATAGGCCATAGGTGACAGAACTGATTCACGAAAACTTAACTTATTTGCACCAGCCATGCTTGGGCCAACAGGAATAGGCATACAACAATTAGAGAACCCCTTTGTAAACTGCAAAAGCTCTTTcctaaaatttctttcttcttgtcttctACGCAAGCCTTGCCTATCATCATCACAATTCTCCCTCAAGGCTGAGTCCTAAGTGAATGGTTTGTCACTACTAAGTGGGTCTTTTCACTGTACTAGCTATCACAGTGGGAAGGGGCCATCACAAGGCAGAGGGAGCCAGCCTCAGCCCACACCTCTGTTCCACTTGGTTCCACGCCCTCTGCTCCAAGTCCACCTCACTCCTGCCATCTACAGAAGTGAACATTCTGCATGTTCCTCCTTGCTGTCTTGCTTGTGTCTTCATATACATCTGACAGACCCAGATCTGTCTGcacttttaaaatcagtattttagtATATCCTGTTTTAAATATTCCATGCATTGCcacaaattatacatttaaaaatcttctaaCCATCTAGATTTTATCTTCTTATCATTTAGTCTAATACATTTTCCTTCTTCAATACAATGGATGTAATACTCTGATTAGTACAACTTAACACAATCAGAGAGAACGCTGCTGCATGGAGCCTTTCTTGCGTAACTCATTAAATTCTAAAGAACAGTTTAAATCCTTAATCCTCACACGGCACATGGTGCTCTAAGATGGCTTGCTCTCGACTAGGCACAGTTACTGTGCTTataccagtggttctcagctaGGAGCAAATGTGCCCCCCCGCCCCCAAAAAACATCTAGCACTGTCCAGAGGTAtttctggttgtcacaactgaggTGAGGTGGCTGCTACTGGAGTCTAGTAGGTAGGGACCATAATTCTATAACATATGGAACAGCCCTCTAAAACAAAGAATTAACAAGCACAAAACATCAATAGTGCCAAGATTGGAAACTCCACCCTGTACCATTACATTAAATATTCACAAAACCTTCTGAGATAGAAAATCAGGGAGATACTTgctgccattttacagataaagaaactgaggctcatggtAAGTAAAATAGCTTTCTCCATACCAGAATGTGGATGAGGAACGAAGACGAGGATACTCTTTTCCCATACTCTCCTCTCAAAGAAGATGGGGAATGACACATGTCCGATGGCTCCTGCCCTCGTTTTCAGTTAAGAAATGCTTTCAACCCTACAAATACAAATCTTTAACATTCAAATTAGTAACAAATGGTTAAAAGGGATAATTTATACTTCAATTTTGAGGAAACATTTTTAttgcattcatccattcattcattcagagatGTACTGGGGACAGATAATCCCTTCCCCGTTTCCTCCCCCATGAGGAAGAAGGAGCTTTTGACTTGTTGCCTTAACTCATTCAATGGGAAGAGATTCCATTTCTCACCTAGAGGCAGAGGCAGCTGGAAACTCCCAGAGGTAGAGACTCAGCCTCTCACCCAGGGTCCCCAGGTCCTGGAGGCTACTAAAGAGCACCCTGAAGGATCTCACAATCCTCAGTGTGGGAGGAAGGTTGGGTAAGTTGTTACCAGGAACACTGGAGGGACCAGCTCCTCTCAAGGTGAAATGAGCCTTGAAGGAAGGGCAGAGGAAATCACTCTTGGGCAAGTGTTTTGCCCTCACATCAAGAGTACCAGGGAAGCAGAGGACACCAGTCCAAACAGACGTCAGCAGCCCAACCTCACCATTGACAGCCAGAATAGCAAGAaaccattgcaaaaaaaaaaaaaggcggggggaggAGCCAGAAGTGTGTGAACAATTGCATGAACCAACTCATTCCCTCACCTCCACCCACACCTACTGGATCAGGCATTCAGGCACTGAAGACAGAAGAAGGGAGAGCGGGCAGCCAGGTCCTCCTCTTCTGCCTGAGGCCACTGCAGTAGAACAGAAGTTCCACCAGGTGGGGAAGGAAGACTGTAAACTGGACAAGAACCATAAGTAATAATAACCTAAATGCAGTTAAATGAATATCTACTGGCAATAAAACTTTTAGAACAGAAGTGCATGGAAGTTATCAGATCAGACTGAAGTAATATTAAGCAAAGTTGGTCACAGTTATTGGGGGTAAGAAAAGATAACCATTTCATGTTTATACCTCACCAAACTGAGATTTTTCAACTTAACCTATATATAAAGATGCATTGCACTGAATTACACTGACTATAAGAAACACAGGTCTTTATTATATGGTCCTCATCTCAATGTGGCTTGGGGCATGTGTCGCCCCCTTAagatttataggaaaaaaatgttttacataattaGGCGTAATGCAAACTATCCCCTAACTTTTTCACCTTTCCACCACTATTGTGAATATGTTGCTGCTCTGTGTCCTAATAGTAGGCATCATTAAAAACTGTAAACGAAATTTAATGTAAttagttaaattattttgaactaCTCAAGTTTAATCCCATTGAACTGGTTGCATGAAACTGGGCAACGAGGAAACTTTCCTGGTAAAAggaaaacacatataaatacacatacaaagACTCCAAATACACGTAGCACATTTTGGTCAGAATCAAACTGAATACTTGCATGGACCCTTTCAactcaaaattattaataaaactaaatcttacttttaaaaggtgtgataaacaaaatgtatgcaTGCTATATATAAAGATGTCGATGCAATTCACAACTGGAAAATGTTTGAATACTCTGAGGACTATTTGTTCATAGTGAGGTGGAAGAAATGAGGCAAACAGCATAGACCAAGGGTTCAAAACTAAAGGACAAGAGCTAGGATTGCCAAACCAAGTGACTGATTCAGCTGTGGAGAGAGCAACAGAAAGTAAGCAAGCATCTGCCTGCATCACTGAGACCTCAGCCTACTTTCCTCCTGGCTTCCCCTGGAGCTCCAGCAAGTAGGATAGTATGAGCAGAATAATAGTGATGCTAGTAATTATTTTGATACTATTAAATGAAAGAGCAGATACAATTTTACATAAGAGGTATAAGAATTCATAtttgaatgatattttttcttagaggattttcctctcattttcctTAGGGAGTACACACTCACTCAGACACTGAGACCCAcaacaatctttttaaaaatggccatAAAAAGAAGGTGGCCCCAAGGACTCCGATAGTAGTTCACTACAAGCACTCATACCCGCAGTATGCTAGCTATCAGTATGCTGGAGGGAGGTGATCATGTTTCAGGGAACTAAGGGTGAATGGCAGCCCTAATACCCTTTTTTAAGTCCCAGCAAATTTTGGTAAAAACGTTTGGCAGTGTCTTTATCCAGGTCTGTCtgaaaaatacaagcaaaatgAAGTATAAGTTGGTGTAATGGTTAATactaggtgtcaacttgactgagtcaacgtattgatcctgggtgtgtctgtgagggtgttgccaaaggagattaacatttgagtcaatggactgggaaggcagacccaccctccatctgggtgggcaccatctaatcagctgccagcacagctagaatataaagcaagcagaaaaaggtgaaaagactagactggcccagcctcccaggctacatctttctcccatgctggaggcttcctgtcctcaaacatcggactccaagttgtTCAGGTTTGGGattcagactggctctccttgctcctcagcctgcggACGACCTATTATGGGATCtcgtgattgtgtaagttaatacttaataaactcccctataTACATGTGTTATggggatatatacatatatatgtctatcctattagttctgtccctctagataACCCCAACTAATACAGTTGGGCCCcaacataaagaaaactaaaattaattgaGTTTGGACTAAAAATGACATTTGGCATAGTCTATAGGAAGAGAATTAAAAATCTGGACAGAAAGAGATCAGCAAGATAAGGCAATTCTAGGAATCACAGGGAACTTAAGAACATGTTATCTTGTGGTTCTAACTCCATCCCTTACTAAACCAAGTGAGACTTCTCTTAAACACGAAAGCTGGCAGATCTGAGTTTTGCTGCCcccaaatatctttgtttctGTAGCAGAAGTACTAACAACTGGTGTCAtgaccaaacagaaaaaaaaaaaaaaaaaaaaagtccctaatACAGGTTTTAATACAAAGCCTTGACAGGGACCTCAATTCTAAAATCAAGACTTTTCCTTAATTATCCAAGCAGCAGTAAGATAAGAGGCTTTTTCTTACAACAACTGATTCCCAAGGGTCATTCTTTCATTATAGAAAGCCTATACcaactttccttttgcctcataGCTAACTCTCCAGGGATGGAAAATAATTCACACTCAGGAGAATGTACTTTGGCTCAGGGTAATCTGCAACTTACCCATACTTTGCCATTTAATCCTAAATAtcactaaaaaaattaacaaaactataTTAGTAACAGAAATAACTATCTTATTTATACTAGTCGTTTTGGGGTTTTTCCATAGGATATTGGAATTGGTGGAATTTGGGGGGTTAACCAGCTTAACCCCAGTTCACAGGTATGAAGTGACTTCTTCAAAACACACCAAAATGAACACTTTCCCACCAAAGAACGTTAGTTTAGAATTGAAAGTTTGTTCACCCTGTGTAAACCAATGCTGCCCTCTAGTGGTGAAGGTGGCAAGTTCAAGCAAGTCAccttgagggccaggaaatttacctaattttttagaaaacagtaCTAGTAGTGTCAGttatttttagaattccattGATTTGTGGATTTTAAAGAGCTTCAGAGTTATTTGGAAGAAATACAATTACAGCTTTAGTCAAAATGCATGGATTTTAATGCACAtgaatcatattttatttctgtgcctGCCTTTAGAGTACAAACCTTGGGATGCCTCTGAATTACAAACTCCTGCCTTTTAGTGTGGCCCAATTTGAAGAGGAACTGCTTGAGCTGGAAAGTGAACTGTATTACCCAAAAGACATGGCAGCCCTGGAATTGGCAAGATGTATCTATGACTCCTAGGAAATTACTGAAATTTTTGGTTCTTTGACCAAATGTTATCTAAGCCAATTTGTTTTCAGGAATCTAGTAGAATCCAAGGTAAGCATCAGGCAgtgctcagtggctcacacctgtaatctcagcacttggggaggctgaagtggctggatcacctgaagtcaggagttcgagaccagcctgggcaacacagtaattAGGCTAATACAATTTCCCAAAGAGTATTGCAAAAGATCTTGCTAGGTGCTGTCAGCAAAAAAGGACTGTGggttaaaataaatttggagaaaCCTAgattaaacaatgaaaacaaatttctCTATGAGACTTCTCTAAACCTTTGATATGCTAATGTCACTGTGAATGTCAAGGGGGAAATCACACCACACTGAATTCACCCAAATAATATGACCGTGAAAACTTTGTCCAAAGATCATCTCCAGGGACTATTACAATCCACAAAGCATACGTCAGAAACAGTTTCCTggaataaaaaatagattaagaCAGGCTTTTTAAGATTAAGACAggtctgccgggcgcggtggctcacgtctgtaatcccagcactttgggaggccaaggcgggcgaatcacaaggtcaggagatccagaccacggtgaaaccctgtctctactaaaagtacaaaaaattagccgggcgtggtggcgggcgcctgtagtcccagctactcgggaggctgaggcaggagaatggcgtgaacctgggaagcggagcttgcagtgagccaagatcaggccactgcactccagcctgggcgacaaagcgaaactccgtctcaaaaagaaaaaaaaaaagaagctggaaaAATATCTTTGGCTGTTTTGGCTGGTTCATATGTGTTACATGTGTTCTCAGGGGTAGTCTttgcttcattttacagatgagaaatctgaagctTAGAGATTTTGAACTTCAGAAGTCCAGCAAGATCCTAAACAGGCAGCAAGTGCTAAGCTGGGGACCAAGCCTACTTCTGTCTAGCTCTAAGGACCCTGTTCTCCCCACTACATGATACCATCTAGCTTACGTCCATCCAAAAGTtcaacaatggcaacaaaagtgccCGCTGATGCAGGCACTGTGCTTGGGGCTAAGGGTGAACACAGATCCCATGCAGTGATCTTGTTTGCCTTCTAGTGAAATCAACAGGCCCCAaagcaaattaaacaaaaaaatggtGTTACAGTCACAGCTGCTACCTATTTCCTCACATCTACCGCAAATGATAAACATCAGTCATggtcattctttctttcttgccagAGGCCTGTTTGGGAGAGTATGTGACTCAATCCTTGTCAGTTAGACATGAAGGGAAGTCTCCTGAAGACTTCTGGGAAAGATATTCCCATTCCTAAGAAATAGACACAGAGAAAACAGTTGTTTCCATCCTTTAGACACTGTCCTATCTGGATGTGACTTCCTAGATGTTGCGTCTGGAAGATCTGCTACAGTCATCCTACTCCAGGGAGAGGAGGAAGCCCAGGGAGAGAGGAGCAGGAGATAAGCTGCTGAGCGGATGTGCTGAAGAGTTGGAGAAGTGGGAGATTCAGATAATGAAAAGCTTGATATTGAGGGGACTACATAACTGACCGTCTAAACCAGAACACTTCCAAGAGTGAAAACGGATGCTCCTAATAAATAAACTGAGaccgtgtgtggtggctcacgcttataatcctagcactttgggaggccgaggcaggaggattgcctgagctcaggagttcaagaccagcctgggcaacaca
Protein-coding regions in this window:
- the CCDC190 gene encoding coiled-coil domain-containing protein 190; this encodes MERHMVREQLYKHFDLERKNAKQAEARLDQRLQKLEDICPYHVKLLTWEQRQLQKELQKLQQAKTMKKKFSSYLGNGIQKRPEDVLMFSPQGGQQHRAPQAKKMRALATRMTQDTYKSKSQLPPSHDPGLKDSMKSKEQLLSQNNRTACFTKEQSQAQEKDSVNPPKDVDSSKGISVLCQNQEVSTNTIEQGPSSSPARNSGTAHADKTRSKDVAVKPDGNTGKQIPPNHTECAGSFEGEFTKPAFLELLSKARNVHYLRHRVPPESERLLSIGEVFGNGESLEGRRGV